The Deltaproteobacteria bacterium sequence CCCGACGCGACCCCGGCCCGTAGCCGGAGCAAGTCGCCGATCAGGCGCCGGTCACGTCGAAAAAGCGGATGGTCGGCGTCTCGGCGAGGTGATCTATCAGCTTGGCGCTGACGCCCCTTTCCCGCTGCCACGCGAGGTACTTTTCGTATTGCGCGCGCGTTTCCCATGTCGCCGCCAACAGCACGTTGTCGGCGTTGTCGCAGTTCTGCAGCGCGTCGACGCTTGTACAGCCGTCGTGAGCGCGCGTCTCCGCCAGAATCGACTTGAAGAACGTTACCAGATCGTTCCCGGTACCGGGCTTCGCGTTGGCTTCCACAACTACTCTTACAGCCATTTCAAGACCTCCTTCTCCAGAATCCAAACTCTTCAGGACGATATAGCAGGCTCTGGTCGACTTTGCTCGTGGTGCAGTGCCGTCACGTCAGTATTTGCTGAAGGATCGCCTTCCAGGCGCGCTTGACAGACCGTGTTGCCGAGGCCAGATTAGCCCTTGGCCGGGCCGTTCCTGCCCTGTTCCAAGACATTGCTGTTTTGACGGAGACCGAAAATGCCCAAGGTACTGACACAAGAACAGATGGACGCCTACCATCGCGACGGATTTCTGTTTCCCGTCCGTGTCATGGACAGGGAGTCCGCGCGTGCGTTGAGGGGCAAACTGGAGGACGTGGAGCAGACCATCGGCGGCGAGCTCCAGGACCGTTACCGCATCAAGGCCCACCTTCCCTTCCCCTGGCTCAACGAGCTGATCCGCAACCCGGTGAT is a genomic window containing:
- a CDS encoding antibiotic biosynthesis monooxygenase, which produces MAVRVVVEANAKPGTGNDLVTFFKSILAETRAHDGCTSVDALQNCDNADNVLLAATWETRAQYEKYLAWQRERGVSAKLIDHLAETPTIRFFDVTGA